The DNA window AGCGCGGCGGCGGCAAGCCAGCGCACAACCCCCCGCCGCGCAATGGCCGGAATGCACCCTCCGGGCAAGGCGGTCAGGCGCAGGGCGCGCTCGGTGCCGCTCTCATGGATGCATTGAAGAGGCGATAGGCTTGCAATTGAAGAACTGATCCCCTTCACGGCGCGTCACTCCTGGCCACGGTAACGGGCGCGCGGGCGGATGAGCTTTCCTTCCTCGCACTGCTCCAGCGCATGGGCGATCCAGCCCACCGTGCGGCCGACGGCGAACAGAGAGAGCGCTGCGCCCCGGGGGAGGCGCAGCGCGCGCCTCAGCGCCACCAGAGCGAAGTCCACGTTCGGCAGCTTGCCCAGCCGGTCCATGGCGGCAAGCACGTCCACGCGCCTTGCCGCTAGCGGCAGCATGCCGAGCAGTGCGGAACCCCGCGGGTCGCCCTCCGGATAGAGCGGATGGTCGAAGCCCGGCAGCCGGTCACCGCGCCACAAACGCTCTTCCACAACCTTCGCCGCATCGCCCGACCGCTCCACTTCATCGAAGAATATCTCGACCAGACTCGTGGAGCCGCCGTGGAGTGGGCCGCTCAGCGCCGCGAGGCCGGCAGCGAGGGCCGAAGCAAGCGACGCGCCGGTCGAAGCCACGATGCGGACCGCGAAAGTCGATGCGTTCAATTCATGATCGGCGAGAACCACGAGCGCGGCGCGGACGAGGTCGGCACCGCCTTTGTCGAGCTTCCAGGCGTCGGCCAGCACCGTATGAACCGGAGCACTGGTGGGGCGTGTGCCCGCTGCCGCTGCCGCCACCGCGCGCACCAGAGCCACCGCGGGCGGCCAGAGCCGGCGTGTCTCGCGCTGCCATGTGAGGGCCGTCGATCCATATACCAGGGGCAGAAGCGCGGCTGCACGTTCGATCACGGAGAGATTGCCCAACGCGGCGGCGAGCCGGATCCATGCCTGGTCGACGGCGGGCGCGGGGCCGGCGAACGGGTCCTCCGCACCGCAGTCCCACATCAGGCGGGCGATCTCCTCCAGGCTGGCATGGCCGGCGAGCTCCACCGCGTCCTGCCCGCGATAGAAGA is part of the Chelativorans sp. AA-79 genome and encodes:
- a CDS encoding citrate synthase, which encodes MLRLVMAVAGYIDADEATARLGVKRTTLYAYVSRGVLRAIADPADSHRSLYSSVDVDALTKRKRHGRKPERVAAATLDWGLPVLSSRITLIEHGRLFYRGQDAVELAGHASLEEIARLMWDCGAEDPFAGPAPAVDQAWIRLAAALGNLSVIERAAALLPLVYGSTALTWQRETRRLWPPAVALVRAVAAAAAGTRPTSAPVHTVLADAWKLDKGGADLVRAALVVLADHELNASTFAVRIVASTGASLASALAAGLAALSGPLHGGSTSLVEIFFDEVERSGDAAKVVEERLWRGDRLPGFDHPLYPEGDPRGSALLGMLPLAARRVDVLAAMDRLGKLPNVDFALVALRRALRLPRGAALSLFAVGRTVGWIAHALEQCEEGKLIRPRARYRGQE